One region of Cheilinus undulatus linkage group 4, ASM1832078v1, whole genome shotgun sequence genomic DNA includes:
- the ints12 gene encoding integrator complex subunit 12, with amino-acid sequence MAGPVSLELDPIFLKGLSYLHSKSKDSAEKLKALLDESLSRGSDSSYRSLQKDIEVSKGAVSKLSLSKQDSKSSSSSSSSSSSSGSSKSSSEKSKKEGEKRPSEKVRVDLGDVDPPKKPRLEKQENRASPITVQTSKDLLPNLNDDETNADDFAMEMGLACVVCRQMTVTMGNQLVECQECHNLYHQDCHKPQVTDKEVNDPRLVWYCARCTRQMKRMAQKPPQKPSPASASSAPVVKDTLVKKTELKAKPDTASTFQAFKRAEVKASTTSANPTSSSSSSGSGLTGWAAFGAKTNPSLPASSKLGSSGPSGSHKSLTAPSGQKPVGLSGLAGTKSGLGSAKIPGGGNGNGSSQVPLKPPPPLTLGKQPLNRSGSGENQGKGSASSGAGSPSSSQAGAGGNGGNNGGGNGNNGNGSKAAQGDKAPTSQESQLNAMKRLQLVKKKAAQKKLKK; translated from the exons ATGGCTGGACCTGTCAGTCTGGAGCTGGATCCCATCTTCCTGAAGGGGCTAAGTTACCTGCACTCCAAAAGTAAAGACTCCGCTGAGAAGCTAAAAGCTTTACTCGACGAGTCCCTCTCAAGAGGAAGTGACTCATCTTACCGTTCTCTACAGAAA GATATAGAAGTGTCCAAGGGAGCTGTGTCAAAACTGAGTTTAAGCAAGCAGGACTCCAAGTCCTCCTCAAGCTCCTCTTCGTctagcagcagcagtggcagTAGCAAATCGAGCTCAGAGAAAAgcaagaaagagggagagaagagaCCCTCTGAGAAG GTCAGAGTTGATTTGGGCGATGTGGATCCTCCGAAAAAGCCTCGTTTGGAGAAACAGGAGAACCGTGCATCACCAATCACTGTTCAGACAAGTAAAGACCTTCTGCCAAACCTAAACGATGATGAGACCAACGCTGATGACTTTGCAATGGAAATGGGTCTGGCTTGTGTGGTTTGCAG ACAAATGACAGTGACCATGGGAAACCAGCTGGTTGAGTGCCAGGAGTGCCATAATCTGTACCACCAGGACTGCCACAAGCCTCAGGTTACAGACAAAGAAGTGAACGATCCACGGCTGGTGTGGTATTGCGCCCGCTGCACCAGGCAAATGAAACGCATG GCCCAGAAACCTCCACAGAAACCATCCCCTGCCTCCGCGTCATCAGCCCCTGTTGTAAAAGACACACTGGTCAAAAAGACAGAGCTCAAAGCCAAGCCGGACACAGCTAGCACCTTCCAGGCCTTCAAAAGAGCAGAAGTAAAG GCATCAACAACCTCAGCCAACCccaccagcagcagctcctcttcAGGCAGTGGTCTCACAGGCTGGGCTGCGTTTGGTGCCAAGACGAACCCATCTCTCCCTGCCAGCTCCAAACTGGGTTCCTCAGGCCCCAGTGGGAGTCACAAAAGCTTGACAGCTCCCTCTGGTCAGAAACCTGTCGGCCTTTCTGGGCTTGCAGGGACCAAGTCTGGACTCGGAAGCGCAAAGATACCTGGGGGTGGCAACGGAAACGGCTCTAGCCAGGTTCCTCTGAAACCACCTCCACCCCTGACTCTGGGTAAGCAGCCTCTGAACCGTTCAGGAAGCGGGGAAAACCAAGGGAAAGGGTCGGCATCATCAGGGGCCGGCTCCCCGAGCAGCTCCCAGGCAGGGGCGGGAGGAAACGGAGGCAATAACGGAGGAGGGAACGGGAACAATGGGAATGGATCAAAGGCTGCACAGGGGGACAAAGCACCAACATCCCAAGAGTCCCAGCTGAACGCCATGAAACGATTACAACTGGTGAAGAAGAAAGCAGCTCAGAAGAAACTGAAGAAATGA